From a single Coriobacteriaceae bacterium genomic region:
- a CDS encoding ribbon-helix-helix domain-containing protein, with protein sequence MGKTYTAANGQVVTDEMIDAWCESYERGEFPDGEHTVGGIVHGRPPLSGEGTATLSVKIPLGMKEAIRRRAAAEGMTPSEFARAALSEKLLAAG encoded by the coding sequence ATGGGCAAGACGTATACGGCCGCTAATGGTCAGGTTGTAACGGATGAAATGATTGACGCGTGGTGCGAGTCGTACGAGCGCGGAGAGTTTCCGGATGGCGAACACACCGTTGGTGGGATCGTGCATGGACGGCCCCCGCTCTCAGGTGAGGGGACGGCAACGCTGTCGGTCAAGATTCCTCTGGGAATGAAGGAGGCCATTCGTCGACGGGCGGCTGCCGAGGGGATGACGCCAAGTGAGTTTGCCCGTGCGGCTCTGAGTGAAAAACTTCTTGCTGCCGGCTGA
- a CDS encoding DUF192 domain-containing protein, with translation MASGGGHVTAVSSYIAYARALNRLGWTPAEFVVAESFVVRLRGMLGRRPVAANGLSLVMAFPRCSSVHTCFMAYPIDIAFIDRDGNILARYENVRPWRMCSCLGAWAVLERPSIIVSTPALQRVPA, from the coding sequence ATGGCATCCGGGGGTGGTCATGTGACCGCGGTCTCGTCCTACATCGCCTACGCGCGGGCACTCAATAGGCTGGGTTGGACGCCGGCCGAGTTTGTGGTGGCGGAGTCGTTTGTCGTGCGCCTGCGCGGCATGCTGGGACGGCGTCCGGTTGCCGCCAACGGCCTGTCGCTCGTCATGGCGTTTCCACGCTGCTCTTCGGTCCATACGTGTTTTATGGCCTATCCCATCGACATCGCCTTCATCGATCGCGACGGCAATATCCTCGCGCGCTACGAAAACGTTCGTCCTTGGCGCATGTGCTCCTGCCTCGGCGCCTGGGCCGTACTAGAGCGTCCTTCAATCATTGTTTCGACTCCTGCTCTCCAACGCGTGCCGGCTTAA
- a CDS encoding pilus assembly protein — translation MLRTSRCIDIAREDRAQSTVEAAFLLPTFLTLILLALQPVCLLYTRAVMESAAAETARLMTTTTAEDDDLKEFTRRRLAAVPNVSIFHAGGPLSWDIELGRAGAGGVSAVSVSGKVKPLPVIGAFARAMGGTAEGGYVELKVDVSYQSRPEWLEGDYDSWIAAWD, via the coding sequence GTGCTAAGGACATCGCGTTGTATTGATATCGCGCGTGAGGACCGGGCGCAGTCTACGGTCGAGGCCGCTTTTTTGCTGCCGACGTTTCTGACGCTCATCCTTCTCGCACTGCAACCGGTGTGCCTGCTTTATACGCGCGCGGTCATGGAGTCTGCCGCCGCCGAGACCGCGCGGCTCATGACCACGACGACGGCGGAGGACGACGATCTTAAGGAGTTCACCCGCCGCCGGCTTGCCGCAGTGCCCAACGTTTCGATCTTTCATGCCGGCGGGCCGTTGTCGTGGGATATCGAGCTTGGCCGGGCCGGTGCGGGTGGCGTCTCGGCCGTGTCCGTTTCCGGCAAGGTCAAGCCGTTGCCTGTGATCGGTGCGTTTGCGCGGGCTATGGGTGGTACCGCCGAGGGCGGCTACGTTGAGCTCAAGGTCGATGTCTCGTATCAATCGCGTCCCGAATGGCTGGAGGGAGATTATGATTCGTGGATTGCTGCATGGGATTAA